The Nostoc sp. 'Peltigera membranacea cyanobiont' N6 genome contains the following window.
ATTAAGCTTAATATACAAAAATCCTTTACAAAAACTGCGATCGCCCAAACAATCTCTATGAAAAATCTAGCTCTACTATCTGCCATAGTCCTCACCATCACATCTGGATTAGTTTTCGGTACAATGGAAGCGGCCTCTGCTTTAACTTGGAAGTGGAATTATTCTGGTACTGGTATAGAGGCAATTGGTAATTTTACCACTAATAACACTCCTAACGATTTGGGTTTTTATCAGATTTTGGAAATTACTGGTACACGAAATGGTGAAACAATTACTGGCCTCCAACCTGTAGAGACTCCAATTCCAGGAAACGAACCTTTTGATGTTGACAATTTAATTAGTCTTAATACTCAGCAGTTAACGCGTGATGGTTTTGGGTATTCTACATCAGGGGGAAACTATTCTAGTCCGCTTTTCGCTAATTTCTTACCAACACCAAGTTATTTAGAAGTTTTTTCTGCGCCACCACTGACACCAGGTTCTGAAAATTTTGGCATCGAAGATAGTGAGTTACCTATTAGTTTTTCTGCAACCATAATCACCCCTTAACACACCTCTATCCCTACCTTATTTGCCCTCGCTACTCTTTAAGCCATCCAAAATTAACTGAGAATAAGCTTGAAAAATTTTCCTCAAACCATCAACAAAATGCATTATTGCCCGAATAGGGAAAAACGGTAAATTTTTCTTGTATGTACTCTAGTTTGCGTTGAATGATGGAGGTGAAAGCAAGCTACTCGGTTAAGGTCTAGGGAATAAAGTAGCAACGTCTAGCTGGTGGGGACTATTTAAAATTTTTATTGACAAAGTAAGGTCAAATGCGGTAGACTAGTACACTGTTTAAAGTGTATTGATTGCTGCACTAGGCTACAAGTATATCAATAATATTGGTAGCTAATATTGCCTACGTGATGCCTAGTTGCTACTCTTTTGTTGTTTATTTAATGAGGTGAACATGGCCAAGCGCCGTAACCCGAAAAAAGAAAAGGCGCTACGGAACCAGGCGTATGCCAGAAAGTTTCGTAAACGAACTACGACAGGAAGAATGCAAAGAAGGTTCCAACAAAGACCACCGAAGAGTGAAGAAGAAGAAGGCGCAGCAACAGCAGCTGACACTGACTAAGCTCTCTGCTTAAAGCCTTTTTATTTAGATTATTTATGTTTTAGGGCGTACATTTGTACGCCTTTATTTATTTTTGGGAATTGGGAATTGGGAATTGGGAATTGGGAATTGGGAATTGGGAATTGGGAATTGGGAATTGGGAATTGGGAATTGGGTTATTCTCATTCTCTCCCTCATCTCCTTCATCTCCCCGATCTCCCTCATCCTCCCCATGCCCCTAATCCCCACTCCCTCTATCGATCTATTTGAGCGCGGGCGGCGATGAGTGCTTTGCTAACCTGTACAAAGCCAGTACCACCGTAACTGTTGCGGGCTGCTACAACTTGACGAGGGGATATCGCCTCATAAATATCTGCTGCAAATGCCGGATGTAGTTGTTGCCACTCTGACAATTTCAAATCTTTTAAGAGTTTACCTGCGGCAATACTAGTTTTTACTACCTTACCTACAAGGTTGTAGGCTTCCCGGAAAGGAACGCCCCGTGCTGCTAGATAATCTGCTACATCGGTAGCGTTGGAAAAATCTTCGGTTACGGCTTCTGCTAAACGCTGGGTACGAAATTCTAAACCCTCCCTGAGCAAAATCGTCATTGCCTCTAGAGAAGCTTTGACTGTCTTAACGCTATCAAATAGACATTCTTTGTCTTCTTGCAGGTCTTTGTTATATGCCAAGGGTAGACCCTTCATAATGACTAACATCGCCTGGAGATGACCAAATACACGCCCTGTTTTTCCTCGCACCAATTCTGGTACATCGGGGTTTTTCTTTTGGGGCATGATGCTGGAACCTGTGGCACAGCTATCTTTAAGGGTGACAAAACGGAATTCTTCAGATGACCAAAGAATGACTTCTTCTGCAAGGCGGCTGAGGTGAACCATAATCAAGCTAGCAGCACACAAGAATTCGATCGCAAAATCGCGATCGCTCACTCCATCAAGGCTGTTAGCATAAATATCGTCAAAATCTAAAAGTTTGGCTGTGTAGTGGCGATC
Protein-coding sequences here:
- a CDS encoding PEP-CTERM sorting domain-containing protein, coding for MKNLALLSAIVLTITSGLVFGTMEAASALTWKWNYSGTGIEAIGNFTTNNTPNDLGFYQILEITGTRNGETITGLQPVETPIPGNEPFDVDNLISLNTQQLTRDGFGYSTSGGNYSSPLFANFLPTPSYLEVFSAPPLTPGSENFGIEDSELPISFSATIITP
- the argH gene encoding argininosuccinate lyase, with the translated sequence MTKEQTWSQRFESALHPAIARFNASIGFDIELIEYDLTGSQAHAKMLAHTGIISLEEGEQLVAGLEEIRQEYHQGKFQPGVDAEDVHFAVEKRLTEIVGDVGKKLHTARSRNDQVGTDTRLYLRDQIQQIKSELREFQGVLLDIAEKHVETLIPGYTHLQRAQPVSLAHHLLAYFQMAQRDWERLGDVSRRVNISPLGCGALAGTTFPIDRHYTAKLLDFDDIYANSLDGVSDRDFAIEFLCAASLIMVHLSRLAEEVILWSSEEFRFVTLKDSCATGSSIMPQKKNPDVPELVRGKTGRVFGHLQAMLVIMKGLPLAYNKDLQEDKECLFDSVKTVKASLEAMTILLREGLEFRTQRLAEAVTEDFSNATDVADYLAARGVPFREAYNLVGKVVKTSIAAGKLLKDLKLSEWQQLHPAFAADIYEAISPRQVVAARNSYGGTGFVQVSKALIAARAQIDR